The genomic segment CGAAAGCCATCTGATGTTGCATTTGCCAGAACTCTGCCAGTTTCGGTCAGAACTACCAGCCTTGTCTGTCGATGAAACAAATTGACATTTAACCTGCTTTCCAGATTGCTGATGTGGTGTGACACCGCCGTTGGCGTGAGCGACAGCTCTTCTGCTGCAAGTTTAAAACTGCCTCGACGTGCTGCTGCCTCAAATGCTTTGAGTGCCTGTAACGATACCTGCAATGTCACTCTCCTGAATGATGATGTTTTACTAGGAAGCCTACCCTACAGATGATTTTAAATCATCCATTAGTGAATTCTTCTCGTTTGTACTTATGCATTGTTCAATACAATATTGCTTCGTTGATAACACACTTCTTAACTAATGAAGGTAATGAATATGAGCACTATATTACATATAGATTCAAGCGTCAGAGCAATTGATAACCCAAACCCGAACCATAATTCTATATCCAAAAATGTTGCGCTGAAATTTATTAACACCTGGCGGCAGATGCGACATACAGATGAGTATATTTATCGTGATGTAGGCATGAACCCGCCGGGTTTTATTACCCAGGAGTGGATTGGCGCAGTGTTTACACCGGATGAAAAAAGAACCTCGGCACAAAAAGAAATTTTAGTGTTATCTGATCTGTTGATAGCTGAGGTAGCCAAAGCGGACATCATTGTTATTTCCACACCTATGTATAACTACGGTATGCCAGCCCAGTTAAAATCCTGGTTCGATCAAGTCGTGCGGATAAACAAAACTTTCGATTTCGATTTAGCCCGTGGCGACTTTCCATTACGACCTTTATTATCTGGTAAGGTTCTAGTTACAGTTACCTCCAGCGGCGAGTTTGGCTTTGAAAAAGGGGGCGTCAGAGAGAGTTCCAGTCATTTACAACCTCACCTGCGCACGCTCAGTAAATATTTGGGAGTAGAAACAATCTATGAAATAGCTGCAGAGTATCAAGAGTTTGCTGATGAACGGCATCAAACTTCGGTGAGCAACGCCAACAACCGAGCACACAGCTTAGCAACAGAGCTTGCAAATTCCGCCTCAGAGGCATCATCAGCGCAGTGTGCTGATCATGTATAATACTGACCCGATTGCATCCCTTGCACAGCCGATAGAAAGAGTCATTGAATTGGCGATCAGTCATGTAACCGCCGGCGGTTTGCCGTTTTCCGCTGTTATTGTTAATAAGCTCGGACAGATTATCGGCGAGGGGGTAAATCAGGTTACCAGCCTGTTCGATTGCACCGCCCATGCCGAAATTCAGGCAATACGAAATGCATCAAAAAATGAGAAAAGCGTCTTATTGGAGGGTGCAACTTTAATAGCTTCAGGTGAACCTTGTGCAATGTGCTATATGGTAATGTTGATAGCAAAAGTTAATAGGCTGGTTATCTTATCCGATAGATATGAGGCGAAAGCCCTTGGGTTCGACTATTTATGGACTTATGAGCTTTTTAACAGTAACTCACTGAGTCAGATGACGGTGACAAAGTTAAATGTTGCAAGAGGCAACCTGCCGTTTAAGGTGTGTAAGGCTCGGATGGAAAGCTCCGGATTGTAGTGGTCAACTAATTTTGTCTGCATCATTGCAGCTTTTATGACACGCTCAACTCTCGAAAAAACGAGTTTCTACAATTAAGGCAAAGCAGAGATTCGTTTTTCCGAGAGCCCAAAATATGAACAGCCGCTTTCGCTCATAGCAGCCGTTAAAGTCGCAATGAGCCAACTTCCGCTTTACGTACATTGCTGCCGTTTAAGTGCTAGTCCGTAAACGACAGCAACTGGCACAGAATTGTAGGACGGCTATGAGTATTTATGTAGGTTACATTATTTAAGGTTACGGGTTTACTGCATATTCCGCTCAGACTTGAACGTCGTACCAAAATCCCTTGCACATCGTTCCAGAGCAGACAGCAAGTCAGAACCGTTTTATACATGGCGATGATGTCAGCGATACAAAGTAACCCCGTATTCAAGGAAACATATCAACGATTGGTCGCTGCGGGTAAGCCTAAGAAAGTGGCTATTATTGCCTTTATTAGAAAGATGATCGTTATCTTAAATTCGATGCTAAGAGACGGGGTCATGTGGGAAGCGCCAGAGGCTATAAATTAGCTATTGACGCCATAGTCTCTTGTTATATGTACTAGAGCATAGCTTTTATTGCCTTATCTATTAGAGCTTTATCGCACCCCTTCCTTTTGTAAGGAGCTAAATCTATTTTGTAAAAGAAATCAGATTTCCCTGCGTTAATATTTGTAATTACTCTAGCCGCAATTTCAACTGCATCTCCTTTGCATTCGTCGCTTTGAACATTGTAACTAGCTTGGGAAGATGAATTACTTGAGGTTGTTTGCTTTCCACAAGCAGAAATAGATAGTGCGATTGATAATACAATTAATCCTTTATTCATAACGTTTCCTTAATAGTTTAATTTTACACTCAACTTTGAATGTACATATAACGCCTCGTTCTAACGAATCCCCTCATAATTATGAGAAGAAACAATGATATAGACACGCATGGCGCTATTTGATCTAATAAATTTCGCCAAAAACTAACCAGATAACAACACCATGCGTGATATTCATATCTTACACGATTTGCTTAAAAAACAATGCCCTAATCTACATGCTAAACGTCTTTCCTCTTTGATGGTTGCCACCCAATCTTTGCTAGATGGTCAGCAACTGTCGTTGACCGAATTAGGACGAAACACGACTATACAGAGACACCCAACTTGACTATACAGAGACACCCAACTTTTAAGTCCTATAAAAACTTCCATGCTTAGGGGGACAATTGCCTTCTAAATGCGTCAAGGTACTTGAGGTCTGAGTGATTGAGGATTTTCACTGAAATATTGAGCGTAGAGGACTATACAGAGACACCCAACTTTTAAGTCCTATAAAAACTTCCATGCTTAGGGGGACAATTGCCTTCTAAATGCGTCAAGGTACTTGAGGTCTGAGTGATTGAGGATTTTCACTGAAATATTGAGCGTAGAGGAAGGAAACTGCGCGCAAGGTCAATTTTCGGGCAAGGGATTAGACTACAGGGTATGCATGATATGTAGTGTTCGAAATTGATTTAGGCGCGCTTTAACAGTGCTTTCGCTTTGCTCATTCCTCGTATTCGTTGATGATGGGTGTGGCGCTTGAACGCATTCATCATTTGCTCCGCACCTGCTGCGTAGCAGAAGTGTTTTTCAAACTCAGTGGTTAAGGCTAACCACTGAGCAGAGTCTAGTCCCAATCTTTGTAGAATAGGACTGTGAGTGTTATCTATATGACCCGCCTTGTCATCACGAATGCACCGACCTGTGGTATCGACCAGCTCAATATAGTCTTCGAGCGAATACGCAATACCTGTGGGCCTGTTTTCAGGATGATTTCCCACAAAGGGCATCAAAACGCTCGGTGGTGATTGCTGATTTTTAGCGGCTTGAATGCGTTTTTTAATACTGGTGTGCTTTGACGTTTCAGGTGTTTTTGCCATTTTTGCGCGAATGGGGTTTAAATCTACATAGGCCATACACGCCAGCACTGCACTTTCATCTAGTAGTGCTTGGGACTTAAATCGCCCTTCCCAGAAGCGACCAGTGCAGCCGTCTTCTTTATTCGCTTGACGAGCAATGTACTCATTCAAGTCACGCATAAACCAGCTTATGTCGTAAAGACGTTTTCGATAGGTTTCAACGGTTTCATCAAAGGTGAGTAGCTCGGCTTGGCTCAAGGTATCGCCGTTAACAAACTTCTGAGTCAGCAATGTGCCTCTGTGTAGCTTGTGATAGCGCCTCAACACTTCATCAGCATCCCACTTATCCGCCATAGATTTATCTACACATAGCACCACATGCGTGTGATTATTCATGACTGCATAGGCACAAATGTCGACGGAAAATACGGTTGCTAGAAATAATACACGCTCTTCTACCCAGCCTCGGCGATGCTCGTAACTTTGCCCAGTAAGCTGGTTCGAACCACATAAATAAGATTGGCGAACGCAGCGGGACACGCAATGGTAATAAGGCGTATCGATTAAACTAATTTGGCTTTTTCGAGATTGAGGCATAGCTCATCCACCTGTTAAAAATGTGACATGAATAGATTGTAGTTTAGCCCTGAAAATTGACCATTTTTATAATGGGTGTCTCTCTTTTCATGTAGGTTGTTATTACCAAGCAGCCTGTCGATGCGTTTAATATTGTGTTTCGGGGCCACGGAGCCTGAGATATTTCGTCTTAATTCGGTCAACGACAGTTGCTGACCATCTAGCAAAGATTGAGTGGCAACCATCAAAGAGGAAAGACGTTTGGCATGCAGATTAGGGCATTGCTTATTAAGTAAATCGTGTAAGATATGAATATCACGCATGGTGTTGTTATCTGGTTAGTTTTTGGCGAAATTTATTAGATCAAATAGCGCCATGCGTGTCTATATCATTGTTTCTGCTCATAATTATGAGGGGATTCGTTAGATGTGGGCGTTATGTTTCAGGGATGTAATCGTGCGGAATAAATTTGTTTGGCTTTCTTTTTTGCTGCTTGTCTCATATTCAATATTCATTTTGATGTCTCCGAGTTATATATCATCGAAGATTCTAATTCCTGAATTTAAAGAACAAACGAAGGAAAGAATGTTATTGGTTAATGAGATAATTGCTCGGTCAGGTGGATCAATTGACTCAAAGGTTGCTCTTAATTTAATTAGATTTGAGAACGAATCGATCGAAAAGCAGATTTCAACCACTGAGAATGTGCTTGGTTTAAGCTTTCAACAAGCATTAATACTGCCAGGGCTTTTACTCATTCACTTAGCGTCGTTGTTAAGGATGAGAAGGCTGGCAAATGAAACATAACAAAAACATCATGGTGGGAATTTTACTCGCTGAAAAAGCGCTCCTAAAATCCCCATATGTTAAGCGTTATGTGTAAAAGGAATTTTTAAATTATGTATTCGATCTTCAGTCTTCTGCCAATGTTATTTGCGGCTTCATTCTTGTGCGTATGGATAGCGTCACTTATAGCGCTTTTTAAATATGCGGGTTATTACAAGTCTGACGTAGAAAAAGATTTAGTGTTGTTTCCATTATTTATTTGGTTTTTAGTTGTATTCATAAGTGGCCCAGCTGGCGTCATTGCGTTTTGGTTATTGCATCATTCAACATTAAATCCTACGGTTTTTCGGCATAGGTTGTAGTATGAAGGATTTTACACATAACAAGAGACTATGGCGTCAATAGCTAATTTGTAGCCTTTGGCGCTTCCCACATAACCCCGTCTCTGAGCATTGAGTTTAAGATAACAACCATCTTTCTAATGCAGGCAATAATAGCCACTTTCTTAGGCTTACCCGCTGCGACTAATCGTTGATAAGTTTCCTTGAATACGGGGTTACTTTGTATTGCTGACATCATCGCCATGTACAAAACGGTTCTGACTTGATGTCTGCCACCTTGGATTTTCCGCAATCCCTTATAGCGCCCACTTTCTCGATTCATGGGAGCCACACCGACTAATGCAGAGGCTTGTTTGTTAGTCATGTAACCTAACTCTGGCAAGTTACTGATGATGGAAGCGGAGGCTATTTTTCCGATTCCTTTCATGCTCTGTAAGATGCAGTTTTTCGCTTGATAATCAGGGCAAGATTCTATGAGCGCGACGATTTTATTTTCAATTTTGGTTATCTGGTTTTTAAAGACGGTGAGAATAGGTTTGATGGTCATAGCGAGTTCTTTTGGTAGAATTTGCAGGCGGTTTTTTTCCATCGTTTGCATGACGAGCAATTGATTTCGTCTTGCAACTAAATCACTCATAGCCTGCATGGTATCTGGTTTTAGTTGAGATAATTTAGGCTGAATAGCCTCACCGTAATGCGCAATCAGTTGAGCATCTAGTTTGTCTGTTTTAGCCCGCTGACCTATCGCCCCAGCAAAGCGTTTAATGTGAATAGGATTGGCAACAACGAAGGGTAAATTAGCATTTGCACATGCGATAATAAATGGCATTTCTAAACGGCCTGTTGCTTCAATAATAATGCGCCCGGGTGCGTGTTGTTTGATTATTTTTATGGCTTCTTTAATGCCTTTTTCATCATTCGAAACGGTGAAAAAAATATCGAGAGGGCGGATGTAAATATCTAATTGAAACTTGCCCGTATCGACACCCACGTTAACGCTTTGATTTGTTTTTGTATTCATAATAAGCTAACTCTTGCTTGCATAATGCGGTCCGGTGACCGGTGCAATGAAAACCCAGTAGACTATTCGAGTGTTTTGCTTGGAGTCCTTTGTGGCGTTCTTTCTTGTTATCGGTCTCTCAACTGAGGAGCCATCAATCAATCGAACTACCACAAAAGAAGGCTTTAGTTGCAGCTAAAGCTTGGGTCTCACTTTACCTCACCCCGACTAAAATCAGGATGATTTACCTGAGTTATTATCCATACAAGTCAATAAATTAAGATTCGCTAAACATGTCATGCCATTTGCGGAGCAAATCGCCCGCCACATTTGGCTCACTTATTATTGAGGCGTTATATTTCAAGGGGGATTAAGTGAGACGTTCAATAAAAAGGAAGTTATTGTTCAATATCGTGCTTTTAGTGCTCGCAGTTTTAGTCAGTATTTGGCCTCTGACAATGATATCTAATGGCGACATTTCATTTGACAGACATGGCGGTTCGGTCAGTTTGTTACTAGGTTTAATATTTTTGGCTCTTCTTTGCTCTAAGAGTATTTTATTAATAATTGTGCGTCCTTTTGTTCGCAATAACCCTAGTCTTAAGGAAAGGTTATATAGCGATTGTTGGACACTTTTTTTAGGACCTGTAAGGAAATGAAATGTAACAAAAACATCATGGTGGGAATTTTACTCGCTGGTAAAGCGCTCCGAAAATCCCCATGTGTTAAGCGTTATGCCTTTCGGAAAATTGAAGCTTATGCGTAAAACAAAATTCGATGTTTATTTTGAAATATGCCAGAGGTTGGTTGCGGAGCTGTCAGATCTAGGAAGTAAAGAGGTACAACCATTAATCGATGGTTTTTCAAATTCTGTTAAGCAAATTAGTGTTTGGGTAGCAAACAATAATTTTCCAGCCCCTAAATCGGTAATTGCTACAGGACTAGAACAGGGGGTGAACGAGTTGCCCTTGTTCTTCGAGGAAATGAAGCCAAGCCTCCGTGAAACAGCGTTTCAAACTTACTACAGCACACTAAATGAGATAGTACCCAACTACCAGGAAAAGCTAAGTAGTAGAGTTCAGCGCATTATCAAGCGCGGTAAAATAAAATCGGAAAGCGAGTTTTATCTGCTGCGTAACCGTCTAGATCAAATTGAAGGTAGTGGCGTAAAAGAAGAGTTGGTAGTATCTGCGATATTGGGGCAATATGAGGGAGAGGCATAACAAACAACTGTAGTCGTTCGCTGGCGCTCACTGGGACAATAACACGTGGACTCCCGTCACTTCGTTCCGAATTTTAGCCCACATGTTATTGCCCCTTCTTGGGGTGTTAATGTCCACTTTAGGGT from the Paraglaciecola mesophila genome contains:
- a CDS encoding FMN-dependent NADH-azoreductase; protein product: MSTILHIDSSVRAIDNPNPNHNSISKNVALKFINTWRQMRHTDEYIYRDVGMNPPGFITQEWIGAVFTPDEKRTSAQKEILVLSDLLIAEVAKADIIVISTPMYNYGMPAQLKSWFDQVVRINKTFDFDLARGDFPLRPLLSGKVLVTVTSSGEFGFEKGGVRESSSHLQPHLRTLSKYLGVETIYEIAAEYQEFADERHQTSVSNANNRAHSLATELANSASEASSAQCADHV
- a CDS encoding nucleoside deaminase translates to MYNTDPIASLAQPIERVIELAISHVTAGGLPFSAVIVNKLGQIIGEGVNQVTSLFDCTAHAEIQAIRNASKNEKSVLLEGATLIASGEPCAMCYMVMLIAKVNRLVILSDRYEAKALGFDYLWTYELFNSNSLSQMTVTKLNVARGNLPFKVCKARMESSGL
- a CDS encoding transposase, translating into MPQSRKSQISLIDTPYYHCVSRCVRQSYLCGSNQLTGQSYEHRRGWVEERVLFLATVFSVDICAYAVMNNHTHVVLCVDKSMADKWDADEVLRRYHKLHRGTLLTQKFVNGDTLSQAELLTFDETVETYRKRLYDISWFMRDLNEYIARQANKEDGCTGRFWEGRFKSQALLDESAVLACMAYVDLNPIRAKMAKTPETSKHTSIKKRIQAAKNQQSPPSVLMPFVGNHPENRPTGIAYSLEDYIELVDTTGRCIRDDKAGHIDNTHSPILQRLGLDSAQWLALTTEFEKHFCYAAGAEQMMNAFKRHTHHQRIRGMSKAKALLKRA
- a CDS encoding IS110 family transposase, giving the protein MNTKTNQSVNVGVDTGKFQLDIYIRPLDIFFTVSNDEKGIKEAIKIIKQHAPGRIIIEATGRLEMPFIIACANANLPFVVANPIHIKRFAGAIGQRAKTDKLDAQLIAHYGEAIQPKLSQLKPDTMQAMSDLVARRNQLLVMQTMEKNRLQILPKELAMTIKPILTVFKNQITKIENKIVALIESCPDYQAKNCILQSMKGIGKIASASIISNLPELGYMTNKQASALVGVAPMNRESGRYKGLRKIQGGRHQVRTVLYMAMMSAIQSNPVFKETYQRLVAAGKPKKVAIIACIRKMVVILNSMLRDGVMWEAPKATN